A single genomic interval of Xyrauchen texanus isolate HMW12.3.18 chromosome 40, RBS_HiC_50CHRs, whole genome shotgun sequence harbors:
- the LOC127633422 gene encoding LOW QUALITY PROTEIN: eukaryotic translation initiation factor 3 subunit C-like (The sequence of the model RefSeq protein was modified relative to this genomic sequence to represent the inferred CDS: inserted 2 bases in 1 codon) codes for MSRFFATGSDSESEESSSADEITPKASGTTLKQALLLSDDEEDTKRVVRSAKDKRFEELTNLIKTIRNAMKIRDVSKCLEEFEQLCRAFLKSKTIVDKEGVPQFYIRLLADLEEYVNQLWEDKEGKKKMNKNNAKALSTLRQKIRKYNRDFEAEIASYKENPEQSADEEEEKDDIESGASSESXDDDDEENEGVTAKNFMKKPQEEEKKGPEASKFLKGAANEDSESDDDDDDQDWGSESVDSGSDSEGNEGGAATLAGAFLKKTTEGKHSDRKKEERKKRLKKKERAEEDIEEEGEAEEGGWEKVKGGAPLVKEKPKMFAKGTEINNAVVVKKLNEILQARGKKGTDRAAQIELLHALSGISNENNLGEGILVKIKFNIIASLYDYNPNLAAFMKAEMWKKCLDCIDELLDILFNNSNIFIGENIAEDSENLAISDQPFRVRGCILTLVERMDEEFTKIMQNTDPHSQEYVDNLKDEGRACGIIDRLLLYLETKGSTEEVCRIYLRRIMHTYYKFDYKAHRRSLGLQGETKSEQDQEESEGEDSAFIMDRFCKFIYAKDRTDRIRTCAILCHIYHHALHSRWYQARDLMLMSHLQDNIQHADPPVQILYNRTMVQLGICAFRQGMIKDAHNALLDIQSSGRAKELLGQGLLMRNMQERNAEQEKIEKRRQVPFHMHINLELLECVYLVSAMLLEIPYMAAHEFDARRRMISKQFHHQLRVGERQPLLGPPESMREHVVAASKAMKMGDWRTCHSFIINEKMNSKVWDLFPETQRVREMLVRKIQEESLRTYLFTYSSVYDSISMETLSEMFELELPTVHSIISKMIINEELMGSLDQPTQTVVMHRTEPTSLQNMALQLAEKLGGLVENNERVFDLKQGVYGGYFNRDQKGGYQQKQGYQRDQKGGYQQKQNYQRGGYRSQNQGSY; via the exons ATGTCACGTTTTTTCGCCACCGGATCCGACAGTGAGTCGGAGGAATCCTCATCTGCTGATGAGATCACCCCCAAAGCATCTGGGACTACTTTAAAGCA GGCCctgttgctgagtgatgatgagGAGGACACAAAGAGAGTGGTACGCAGCGCCAAGGACAAGAG GTTTGAGGAGCTCACCAACTTGATCAAGACCATCCGCAATGCCATGAAGATTCGAGACGTGTCCAAATGTCTGGAGGAGTTTGAGCAGTTGTGTCGAGCATTCCTCAAAAGTAAAACCATCGTGGACAAAGAGGGTGTGCCTCAGTTCTACATCCGTCTGCTAGCAGATCTGGAGGAATACGTCAATCAG TTATGGGAGGACAAGGAAGGGAAAAAGAAGATGAACAAAAACAACGCCAAAGCCCTGAGCACGCTACGCCAGAAGATCCGTAAATACAACAGAGACTTTGAGGCAGAGATTGCCAGTTACAAAGAG AACCCAGAGCAGTCAGCTGATGAAGAGGAAGAGAAGGATGACATTGAGAgtg GAGCATCCTCagagag tgatgatgatgatgaagaaaatGAAGGCGTTACAGCCAAGAACTTCATGAAGAAGCCTCAAgaagaggagaagaaaggcccAGAGGCCAGCAAGTTCCTCAAGGGTGCAGCT AATGAAGACTCagagagtgatgatgatgatgatgatcaagaCTGGGGCTCTGAATCAGTGGACAGCGGCAGTGACAGTGAAGGCAATGAAGGAGGAGCAGCAACACTGGCTGGGGCCTTCCTCAAAAA AACTACTGAAGGCAAGCATTCAGACCGTAAGAAGGAAGAGAGGAAGAAGAGACTCAAGAAGAAGGAGCGAGCGGAGGAAGATATTGAGGAAGAAGGAGAGGCTGAAGAGGGAGGATGGGAGAAGGTGAAGGGAGGCGCGCCATTGGTGAAGGAGAAGCCCAAGATGTTTGCTAAAGGCACAGAGATCAACAATGCTGTTGTGGTCAAGAAACTCAATGAGATCCTGCAGGCACGTGGCAAGAAAGGAACAGACAG AGCTGCTCAGATTGAGCTCCTTCACGCTCTCTCAGGCATCTCTAATGAGAATAACCTCGGTGAGGGCATCCTCGTCAAGATCAAGTTCAACATCATCGCCTCTCTGTATGACTACAACCCCAACCTGGCTGCCTTCATGAAG GCGGAGATGTGGAAAAAGTGTCTGGACTGCATCGATGAGCTACTGGACATCCTGTTTAACAACAGTAACATCTTCATTGGAGAAAACATTGCAGAGGACAGCGAAAACCTTGCCATCTCTGACCAG CCGTTCCGTGTGCGTGGCTGTATTCTGACTCTGGTGGAGAGGATGGATGAGGAGTTCACCAAAATCATGCAGAACACAGACCCTCACTCGCAGG AATATGTTGATAACCTGAAGGACGAGGGCCGTGCGTGTGGCATCATTGACCGTCTGCTGCTGTATCTGGAGACTAAAGGCAGCACAGAAGAAGTTTGCCGCATCTACCTGCGCAGGATCATGCACACTTACTACAAGTTTGACTACAAAGCTCATCGTCGCAGCCTGGGCCTACAGGGAGAGACTAAA TCCGAGCAGGATCAGGAGGAGAGTGAGGGAGAGGACAGTGCTTTCATCATGGATCGTTTTTGTAAGTTTATCTATGCCAAGGACCGCACAGACCGTATCCGCACCTGCGCCATCCTGTGCCACATCTACCATCATGCCCTGCACAGCCGCTGGTACCAGGCCAGAGATCTCATGCTCATGAGCCATCTACAGGACAACATCCAGCACGCCGACCCACCTGTCCAG ATCCTATACAACAGGACTATGGTGCAGCTGGGTATCTGTGCGTTCCGTCAAGGCATGATTAAAGATGCCCACAATGCCCTACTGGACATCCAGTCCAGCGGAAGAGCCAAAGAACTGCTGGGTCAGGGACTCCTTATGAGGAATATGCAGGAGAGAAACGCCGAACAGGAGAAGATTGAGAAGAGGCGACAG GTGCCGTTCCACATGCACATTAATCTGGAGCTTTTGGAGTGCGTATACCTGGTATCTGCCATGCTGCTGGAGATCCCGTACATGGCGGCCCACGAGTTTGATGCCCGCCGCAGGATGATCAGCAAACAGTTCCACCACCAGCTGAGGGTGGGCGAGAGACAACCACTACTGG GCCCTCCTGAGAGCATGAGGGAGCACGTCGTGGCTGCTAGCAAAGCCATGAAGATGGGTGACTGGAGGACCTGCCATAGCTTCATCATCAATGAGAAGATGAACAGCAAAGTGTGGGATCTATTCCCAGAAACCCAGCGTGTGCGCGAAATGCTCGTCAG GAAGATTCAAGAGGAGTCGTTGCGCACGTACCTTTTCACCTACAGTAGCGTGTATGACTCAATCAG TATGGAGACTCTGTCAGAGATGTTTGAGCTGGAGTTACCTACAGTACATAGTATTATCAGCAAGATGATCATCAATGAAGAGCTCATG GGATCTCTGGACCAGCCGACTCAGACAGTGGTGATGCACAGGACAGAACCCACATCCCTGCAGAACATGGCCTTGCAGCTGGCTGAGAAATTGGGCGGCCTGGTAGAAAACAACGAACGTGTGTTTGACCTCAAACAAGGCGTCTATGGAGGCTACTTCAACAGAG ATCAGAAAGGAGGTTACCAGCAGAAGCAAGGCTATCAGAGAG ATCAGAAAGGCGGCTATCAGCAGAAACAGAACTACCAGCGAGGAGGCTACAGGTCCCAGAACCAGGGCTCCTACTGA